One Ricinus communis isolate WT05 ecotype wild-type chromosome 2, ASM1957865v1, whole genome shotgun sequence DNA segment encodes these proteins:
- the LOC8273631 gene encoding putative pentatricopeptide repeat-containing protein At5g43820, whose product MATHSQQFLGFLTRLKKTRYLSTYLHSSISNFPFSTQNCQLDTLGSDPSLTKLNNQSNIDERYILRELSDLLPISHKASIARSYELNQSTKQSENRGVVADCYLSPEDKLRGVFLQKLKGKSAIENALGKIGVDLSIDVVANVLDRGNLGGEAMIIFFNWAIKQPTIPKDIHSYNVLIRALGRRKFIDFVLKVLVDLKAEDINVNLETLSIVMDSLLRARQVYKAIQMFGNSEEFGFECDTESLNVLLQCLCKRSHVGAANSYFNSVKGKIAFNNTTYNVIIGGWSKFGRISEIERILEAMIEDGFDPDSLTFSCLLEGLGRAGRIEDAVKIFDNLKEKDLLLDTACYNAMISNFVLHGDLDECMEYYVCMMRNNCDPDINTYTKLISAFIKGRKVADALEMLDEMLGRGIVPTTGDITSFIEPLCSFGPPHAAMMIYKKARKAGCKISLTAYKLLLMRLSRFGKCGMLLNIWDEMQENGYTSDMEVYEYVINGLCNIGQLENAVLVMEESLHKGFCPSRLIYSKLNNKLLASSKVERAYKLYLKVRDARSNENARRFWRANGWHF is encoded by the coding sequence ATGGCGACTCATAGCCAACagtttttagggtttctcacgCGCTTGAAGAAAACCAGGTACCTTTCAACTTACCTTCACTCATCAATCTCAAATTTTCCATTTTCGACCCAAAATTGTCAACTCGACACTTTAGGCAGCGATCCATCACTTACTAAACTCAATAACCAATCTAATATTGACGAACGTTATATTCTCCGTGAGCTCTCTGATTTATTACCAATCTCTCATAAGGCTTCAATTGCTCGCTCGTATGAACTCAACCAATCAACTAAGCAAAGTGAAAATAGAGGAGTTGTTGCTGATTGTTATTTGTCGCCTGAAGATAAATTGAGAGGGGTATTTCTGCAAAAATTAAAGGGAAAATCAGCAATTGAGAATGCTTTAGGGAAAATTGGTGTGGACTTGAGCATAGATGTTGTTGCCAATGTACTGGATAGAGGGAACCTGGGAGGTGAAGCAATGATTATCTTCTTTAATTGGGCGATTAAACAGCCGACGATTCCTAAGGACATTCATAGTTATAACGTTCTCATTAGGGCACTAGGCAGAAGGAAATTTATTGACTTTGTGCTGAAAGTTTTGGTTGATTTGAAGGCAGAAGATATAAATGTTAATTTGGAGACCTTATCAATTGTTATGGACAGCTTACTTAGGGCCCGACAAGTGTATAAAGCTATTCAAATGTTTGGAAACTCAGAAGAGTTTGGATTTGAATGTGATACTGAATCTTTGAATGTGCTTTTGCAGTGCCTGTGCAAGAGGTCACATGTCGGTGCTGCAAATTCATACTTTAATTCAGTGAAGGGGAAGATTGCGTTTAATAATACAACGTATAATGTGATAATTGGAGGTTGGTCTAAATTTGGCAGGATTAGTGAAATTGAAAGGATTTTGGAGGCAATGATTGAAGATGGTTTTGATCCTGATTCTTTGACTTTTAGTTGCTTACTTGAGGGTTTGGGAAGAGCTGGTAGGATTGAAGATGCTGTTAAGATTTTTGACAATTTGAAGGAGAAAGATCTTTTGCTGGATACTGCTTGTTACAATGCAATGAtttctaattttgttttgcATGGGGATCTCGATGAGTGTATGGAATATTATGTGTGTATGATGAGGAATAATTGTGATCCAGACATTAATACTTATACGAAACTGATTTCTGCTTTTATCAAAGGTAGAAAAGTGGCTGATGCACTTGAAATGTTGGATGAGATGTTAGGTCGAGGAATTGTACCCACAACAGGTGATATAACTTCTTTTATTGAGCCTCTTTGCAGCTTTGGTCCACCTCATGCTGCAATGATGATCTACAAGAAGGCAAGAAAGGCTGGATGTAAAATATCACTCACTGCATATAAACTATTGCTGATGCGGCTTTCGAGATTTGGTAAATGTGGAATGCTGTTAAATATATGGGATGAGATGCAAGAAAATGGTTATACATCTGACATGGAAGTTTATGAGTATGTCATTAATGGACTTTGCAATATAGGGCAGCTTGAAAATGCTGTACTAGTGATGGAAGAATCTCTGCACAAGGGCTTTTGTCCAAGCAGACTCATATATAGCAAACTAAATAACAAACTACTTGCTTCAAGTAAAGTAGAAAGAGCATACAAGCTATATTTGAAGGTCAGAGATGCTCGTTCCAATGAAAATGCTCGCAGATTTTGGCGTGCTAATGGCTGGCACTTTTGA
- the LOC8273629 gene encoding Fanconi anemia group J protein homolog: MVAANTVSNNPNPKSKNAYHIGGIQVEFPYQPYGPQLAFMGRVISTLDRAVRDGHCHALLESPTGTGKSLSLLCSTLAWQQNYKSKQQLADLTQSKPNPEAITDPIGHGGGFIPETQPSSIPPSGNLEAAQPAAVSKTQKKKAAPTIFYSSRTHGQITQVIREYRKTAYRVPMAVLASRRHYCTNAHVNGKENIDEECKLLLKDPDAGCLQFKNAHKVKGHPSLQRGGCHEVHDIEDLVKVGKVVRGCSYYAARSMADDAQLVFCPYNYVINPVIRGAMEIDIRGAILILDEAHNIEDIARDAGSVDVEEDILYKLQTELEQLCVHNTSIYQPLYEMTQDLLSWIDQRKSTLQKHGFQHYFSSWSGDKALRELQEANISQQCFPILLDCALKAIKAATDTEPDIAHLSGMAVIVLEGLFSSLTYFFSRNGCHVSDYQLALQRHIKRDRKSPVGEWTLTLSLWCLNPAVVFRDIADLSLSVILTSGTLSPMNSFSSELGVQFGTCLEAPHVIDNESQVWAAVISTGPDNYPLNASYKTADEFAFQDALGKTLEEICMIVPAGSLVFFPSYKLMEKLCNRWRETGQWSRLNAKKSLFVEPRGSQEEEFDSVLKGYYDSICKCNTHAVGRKKRVKRLDLKKAVESTENLGKGAAFLAVCRGKVSEGMDFSDDNARVVIVVGIPFPNILDIQVRLKKSYNDTYKTSKNLLSGNEWYCYQAFRALNQAIGRCIRHRFDYGAIILLDERYKKEQNRMYISKWLRKSICQYDSYSMSIEGLKSFFRDVKENIGKKMVDQLPNSETEGQKISPREPANGFTRKKNQKLNKSDNCAGKLVSSMKCNAISHLKSQDYIEQSYMQIDQDIDSRREITDVERDFPKESRFLEESSQEDPEMTLVKETPGMGFNGTTASSGSFSKDGNSSLTMIQASVEHTDQESSYSVSLTNASKDPGKACCSLAVTPKKDFNANTCSLIPEAESTLNLSVNSHTQKKRQPIGLPFINLVEGPDSPDMESPGCFRSTTDTMASKDANRRIEFDLATDSAEHQSMESKAPRVLPTNNCAPSSINSDPVMDQKLQISCSLCKSPLGLPENQLYVRCSLTSTSKIHLTSLGKERFEYCSNNTKSVPVLMADIASVDQRLYNITLKDNPGRGVWCEEDGCVFNSIYCPFCSSSNCLGVQIMATDASNVQLLNKILFYFDGLEIQNLEASTDRASKQKEVHSPSMDKTAAFNSIDRFSYSPHQNSGGWRTTRPKLKLPKRDRLLNGQSQN; this comes from the exons ATGGTCGCTGCAAATACGGTGAGCAATAATCCAAACCCTAAATCCAAAAATGCATACCACATTGGAGGTATCCAAGTGGAATTCCCGTACCAGCCGTATGGTCCTCAGCTGGCTTTCATGGGTAGAGTGATTTCCACGCTGGATCGAGCCGTAAGAGACGGCCATTGCCATGCGCTACTCGAGTCACCCACCGGTACTGGAAAATCACTCTCGCTTCTTTGTTCCACTCTCGCGTGGCAACAGAATTATAAGTCTAAGCAACAGCTCGCGGATCTTACTCAATCCAAACCTAATCCCGAGGCAATCACTGATCCTATAGGTCATGGCGGTGGATTTATTCCTGAAACGCAACCCTCAA GTATTCCACCTTCAGGAAACCTGGAGGCAGCTCAACCTGCTGCAGTTAGCAaaactcaaaagaaaaaggctgcACCGACTATATTTTACTCTTC GAGGACACATGGACAAATTACTCAAGTGATTCGTGAATATCGGAAGACTGCATATAGGGTGCCCATGGCAGTGTTG GCTTCAAGGAGACATTACTGCACAAATGCACACGTAAATGGGAAGGAAAATATTGATGAAGAATG CAAACTTCTCTTGAAAGATCCAGATGCTGGGTGCTTACAATTCAA AAATGCACATAAAGTTAAAGGTCATCCATCGCTTCAAAGGGGAGGTTGTCATGAGGTCCATGATATTGAAGATCTTGTCAAAGTTGGAAAAGTTGTTAGAG gctGTTCATATTATGCAGCTCGCTCAATGGCAGATGATGCACAGTTAGTTTTCTGCCCATACAACTATGTAATAAATCCAGTCATCCGAGGAGCAATGGAAATAGACATTAGAGGGGCCATTCTTATTCTCGATGAAGCCCA CAATATAGAAGACATTGCCCGTGATGCTGGTAGTGTGGATGTTGAAGAAGATATTCTATATA AATTGCAGACGGAATTAGAGCAACTTTGTGTACACAATACCTCGATTTACCAACCATTATATGAAATGACACAG GATCTGCTAAGTTGGATTGACCAAAGGAAAAGCACATTGCAGAAGCATGGTTTTCAGCACTACTTCTCTAG TTGGAGCGGTGATAAGGCTTTGAGGGAGCTCCAAGAGGCTAATATTTCACAACAGTGCTTCCCAATCTTGCTGGATTGTGCCCTAAAG GCAATTAAAGCTGCGACAGATACAGAACCAGACATAGCTCATTTAAGTGGCATGGCAGTGATAGTGTTGGAAG ggttattttcctcACTTACTTATTTCTTCTCGAGAAATGGTTGCCATGTATCCGACTATCAACTTGCATTGCAACGGCATATTAAGAGAGATAGAA AAAGTCCCGTTGGTGAATGGACGCTAACTCTAAGCTTATGGTGCTTGAATCCTGCTGTTGTTTTCAGAGATATTGCTGATCTTTCTTTGTCAGTAATTTTAACTTCAGG GACTCTATCACCGATGAATTCCTTTTCATCTGAGCTTGGAGTTCAGTTTGGAACTTGTTTGGAAGCGCCACATGTAATTGACAATGAATCACAA GTGTGGGCTGCTGTAATATCCACTGGTCCAGATAATTATCCACTGAATGCAAGTTACAAAACAGCAGATGAGTTTGCTTTCCAG GATGCACTTGGTAAAACTTTGGAGGAAATTTGCATGATTGTTCCAGCTGGCTCTCTTGTGTTCTTCCCAAGTTATAAACTGATGGAAAAACTGTGTAATCGTTGGCGTGAAACTGGTCAATGGTCTCGACTGAATGCAAAAAAGTCACTCTTTGTTG AACCAAGAGGAAGCCAAGAGGAGGAATTTGACTCTGTTTTAAAGGGTTATTATGACTCGATTTGTAAATGCAACACACATGCTGttggaagaaagaaaagagtcAAAAGGTTGGACCTTAAAAAGGCTGTAGAATCCACAGAAAATTTAGGAAAAGGAGCTGCTTTTCTTGCTGTTTGCCGGGGCAAG GTCTCAGAAGGAATGGACTTTTCTGATGATAATGCTCGAGTTGTT ATAGTAGTTGGTATCCCATTTCCAAACAT ACTTGATATTCAAGTTCGCCTAAAGAAGAGCTATAATGATACATACAAGACGTCCAAAAACCTTCTTAGTGGGAATGAATGGTATTGCTACCAAGCATTCCGAGCTTTGAATCAAGCTATAG GACGCTGTATACGACATAGGTTTGACTATGGGGCCATCATCCTACTAG ATGAACGTTATAAGAAGGAGCAGAACAGAATGTACATTTCAAAGTGGCTAAGAAAATCAATTTGCCAGTACGATAGTTATAGCATGTCAATAGAGGGGTTAAAATCCTTTTTCAGGGATGTCAAG GAAAACATAGGCAAGAAGATGGTTGATCAATTACCAAATTCTGAAACTGAGGGGCAAAAGATCTCGCCTAGAGAACCTGCCAACGGGTttacaaggaaaaaaaatcagaaactGAACAAGTCTGATAATTGTGCAGGGAAACTAGTCTCCTCGATGAAGTGCAATGCCATCTCTCATCTTAAGTCCCAAGATTACATTGAACAGTCATATATGCAAATAGATCAGGATATTGACAGTCGGAGAGAAATTACTGATGTAGAACGTGATTTTCCGAAAGAGTCAAG GTTCTTGGAGGAATCTTCCCAGGAAGATCCAGAGATGACCCTTGTTAAAGAAACCCCGGGAATGGGCTTCAATGGTACAACAGCTAGTTCAGGTTCCTTCTCAAAGGATGGGAATTCTAGTTTAACCATGATTCAGGCCTCTGTTGAGCATACGGACCAGGAGTCATCTTATTCAGTGTCTCTAACAAACGCAAGTAAAGATCCTGGCAAAGCCTGCTGTTCATTGGCAGTAACTCCCAAGAAAGACTTCAATGCAAACACCTGCAGCCTGATACCAGAAGCTGAGTCTACTCTTAATTTGAGTGTTAATTCTCATACACAGAAAAAGAGGCAGCCCATAGGCTTGCCATTTATTAACCTTGTTGAAGGACCTGATTCCCCCGATATGGAATCTCCTGGCTGTTTTAGATCCACAACTGATACAATGGCCAGTAAAGATGCAAATCGCAggattgaatttgatttggCGACTGACTCTGCAGAACACCAGTCCATGGAATCAAAAGCGCCACGAGTCCTCCCAACAAATAATTGTGCTCCATCAAGCATCAATTCTGATCCTGTCATGGATCAGAAATTACAAATTTCTTGTTCACTCTGCAAAAGTCCATTGGGTCTTCCTGAAAATCAATTATATGTCAGATGCTCATTGACTTCGACATCAAAAATTCACTTAACGTCTCtaggaaaagaaagatttgAATATTGCAGCAACAATACAAAAAGCGTACCTGTTCTCATGGCTGATATTGCATCAGTAGATCAGCGTCTTTACAATATTACTCTTAAAGATAATCCAGGGCGAGGGGTTTGGTGCGAAGAAGATGGGTGTGTTTTCAATTCTATCTATTGCCCGTTCTGCAGCAGTTCTAATTGCCTTGGAGTACAAATCATGGCGACTGATGCATCAAATGTTCAATTACTTAATAAG atattgttttattttgatggtCTGGAAATTCAGAATCTGGAAGCATCAACAGACAGAGCATCAAAGCAAAAG GAAGTTCATAGCCCAAGCATGGATAAAACTGCTGCTTTTAACTCCATTGATAGATTCTCATACTCCCCGCATCAGAATTCTGGAGGTTGGAGGACTACAAGGCCAAAG CTGAAACTACCAAAGAGAGACCGGCTTTTGAACGGACAAAGTCAAAATTGA
- the LOC8273628 gene encoding WUSCHEL-related homeobox 8 produces the protein MEEGQYQKELLFGSGLGVKVMTDDQMETLRKQISVYATICESLVQMHKAISDQNDFSGMRLQNPYAGPFFSYTLNKIPSRQRWAPKAEQLEILESIFTQSKATPGRQRIKEIATQLSLHGPISETNVYNWFQNRRARSKRKQSALAPSPPPPPPNNRESQVEVEPEPEPEPELELETAKEKRTQLDDNLAFMVNHMYFHTPEIGGIDQLIGKAEVPMSYDSYWQVDQHDLL, from the exons ATGGAAGAGGGACAGTATCAAAAGGAGTTGTTATTTGGAAGTGGGTTAGGAGTGAAAGTGATGACTGATGATCAAATGGAGACGCTCAGGAAACAGATATCTGTTTATGCTACTATTTGTGAAAGTCTTGTTCAGATGCATAAGGCCATCTCCGACCAAAATGATTTTtctg GGATGAGATTGCAAAATCCATATGCTGGTCCGTTTTTCTCATATACACTGAACAAGATCCCTTCAAGGCAGAGGTGGGCTCCAAAAGCAGAGCAGCTTGAAATACTGGAGAGTATATTTACGCAATCCAAGGCAACTCCAGGTCGGCAGAGGATCAAAGAGATAGCCACTCAACTGTCACTGCATGGCCCAATTTCAGAAACAAATGTCTATAATTGGTTCCAGAACAGAAGAGCTCGTTCCAAACGAAAGCAATCAGCTCTAGCACCATCACCACCACCCCCACCACCAAACAATAGAGAATCTCAAGTTGAGGTGGAACCTGAGCCTGAGCCTGAGCCTGAGCTTGAGCTTGAGACTGCTAAAGAGAAGAGAACCCAACTGGATGACAATTTAGCTTTCATGGTGAATCATATGTACTTCCACACTCCTGAGATTGGAG GGATTGACCAATTGATTGGCAAAGCGGAAGTCCCAATGAGCTATGATTCTTACTGGCAAGTGGACCAACACGACTTGCTTTGA
- the LOC125369159 gene encoding secreted RxLR effector protein 161-like codes for MKKTREDVIIVGVYVDDLILTGSSAELIKKFKQEMMQKFEMSDLGLLSYYLGIEVKQNGEAITLCQSAYARKILEKMGITDCNTCHIPMEPRCKLSNYDGEPLVDATTYRSIIRSLRYLVNTRPDLAVGVVSRYMEAPTTAHMSAVKQILRFVRGTLDVGCVYKKDQANEDLVGYSDNDLAEDTDDRKSTTGVMFLLGESPITWMSQKQRIVALSSCEAEYIAATGSACQGIWLTRLMESLRGDRQGICSLY; via the coding sequence ATGAAGAAGACAAGAGAAGATGTCATAATTGTGGGAGTGTATGTGGATGATCTCATCCTCACAGGCTCAAGTGCAGAACTCATCAAGAAATTCAAACAGGAAATGATGcagaaatttgagatgagtGATCTGGGGCTCCTAAGTTACTACTTGGGGATAGAGGTGAAGCAAAATGGAGAAGCCATAACACTGTGCCAGTCAGCCTATGCAAGAAAAATTCTTGAGAAAATGGGAATTACAGATTGCAACACTTGTCATATTCCTATGGAGCCAAGGTGCAAACTGAGCAATTATGATGGAGAGCCATTAGTGGATGCAACCACGTACAGGAGTATTATTAGAAGCTTGAGATATCTGGTAAACACTCGCCCAGATCTTGCAGTTGGAGTTGTAAGCAGATACATGGAGGCTCCAACCACTGCACACATGAGTGCTGTCAAGCAGATTCTGAGGTTTGTAAGAGGAACACTTGATGTGGGATGTGTGTACAAGAAAGACCAAGCAAATGAAGATTTGGTTGGTTATAGTGACAATGACCTTGCAGAAGACACTGATGACAGGAAGAGCACAACTGGTGTGATGTTCCTCCTTGGAGAAAGTCCTATCACTTGGATGTCACAGAAGCAGAGAATTGTGGCACTCTCATCATGTGAAGCTGAGTACATTGCAGCAACAGGGAGTGCTTGTCAAGGGATTTGGCTCACAAGGCTGATGGAAAGCCTAAGAGGAGATAGACAAGGGATTTGTTCCTTATATTGA